One stretch of Kogia breviceps isolate mKogBre1 chromosome 18, mKogBre1 haplotype 1, whole genome shotgun sequence DNA includes these proteins:
- the NLRP7 gene encoding NACHT, LRR and PYD domains-containing protein 7 isoform X4, producing MEKFSVWKNTLWPGEDGGLHNITQRSPKLISYLKPQTSAQSMPRTVVLHGPAGVGKTTVAKQLLLDWTQADQAEASKSAFFLSCKDLNHKGTCTFAELMSENGPDLQDAIPGILAQAWKILFIIDGFDELRVPSGALIHDICGDWKKQKPVPVLLGSLLKRKMLPKSTLVITARPGALRELRLLVEQPLFVEIKGLLELDRRAYFLKHFAEEAQALRAFALMRENAALFHMGSAPAVCWIVCTCLKRQMEEGEDPASTCQTTTSLFLRFLCSQFAAARGGCPSARLQAPVRSVCLLAAEGIWTQTSVFDGEDLRRLGVKESALCPFLDKNILQKSQDCEGCYSFLHLSVQQFLAAMFYVLETEEEEEDVGGHRCHIGDMKKLLSKEGRLENPNLTQVGYFLFGLCSEERAMELASTFGCLVSREVKQQLLKCRSVPHGKKPFSTTDAKEILYCLYESQEEELVEEAMAPVTEISIHLTNTFEMMQSSFCLKHCQNLQKISLQVGKTIFLENDTSLKSDAQVERSQHDHHSLHLWADLCSVFSSNKNLNFLDVRESFLSHSSVRILCEQITHVTCHLQKVVIKNVSPADAYRDFCLAFIGKKTLTHLVLEGSVHSDEMLLLLLCEILKHPRCNLQHLRLGSCSDTPQRWADFSSALKINQSLKCLDLTASEFPDEGVKLLCSTLRHPTCFLQKLSLENCRLTEACCKELSSALIVNQRLTHLSLGKNHLGVGGVKILCEGLSYPECQLQTLVLCHCNINRHGCKYISKLLQGDSSLTNLDLAFNPIATGLCFLSEALKKPNCHLKCLGLWGCSITPFSCQDLASALTSNQSLETLDLRQNFLGPSGVTALLGALKQKNGPLKTLRLQIDKSTTEVQTLLKDVKESNPELTIESNNARTARPLCCNFLS from the exons aTGGagaaattttctgtctggaagaatACACTTTGGCCAGGAGAGGACGGTGGTCTCCACAACATTACCCAGAGAAGCCCGAAGCTGATATCCTACTTGAAGCCCCAAACGTCCGCACAGTCGATGCCACGTACAGTGGTCCTACACGGTCCCGCCGGCGTCGGGAAGACCACAGTGGCCAAACAGCTACTGCTGGACTGGACACAGGCCGACCAGGCAGAGGCCTCCAAGTCCGCCTTCTTTCTCAGCTGCAAGGACCTCAACCACAAGGGGACGTGCACTTTCGCGGAGCTGATGTCTGAGAACGGGCCGGATCTGCAGGATGCCATTCCGGGGATCCTCGCCCAAGCGTGGAAAATCCTGTTCATCATCGATGGCTTTGATGAGCTGAGGGTCCCCTCGGGGGCGCTCATCCATGACATATGTGGGGACTGGAAGAAGCAGAAGCCAGTGCCCGTCCTCCTGGGGAGTTTGCTGAAGAGGAAAATGTTACCCAAGTCCACTTTAGTGATCACCGCTCGACCGGGGGCCCTGCGGGAGCTCCGGCTCTTGGTGGAGCAGCCACTGTTCGTAGAAATCAAGGGGCTCCTGGAGCTGGACAGGAGGGCTTATTTCTTGAAACACTTTGCCGAGGAGGCTCAAGCCCTGCGAGCTTTCGCCTTGATGAGGGAGAACGCAGCTCTGTTCCACATGGGCTCAGCGCCTGCTGTGTGCTGGATCGTGTGCACGTGTCTGAAACGGcagatggaggagggggaggacccTGCCTCGACCTGCCAGACCACCACGTCCCTGTTCCTGCGTTTTCTCTGCAGCCAGTTCGCAGCAGCTCGCGGCGGCTGCCCCAGTGCCCGCCTCCAGGCTCCGGTGAGGTCTGTGTGCCTCTTGGCTGCCGAGGGCATATGGACGCAGACATCTGTGTTTGATGGAGAAGACCTCAGGAGACTTGGGGTAAAGGAGTCTGCCCTCTGCCCTTTCCTGGacaagaacattctccagaagagCCAGGACTGTGAGGGCTGCTATTCTTTCCTCCACCTCAGCGTCCAGCAGTTTCTTGCCGCCATGTTCTATGTCTTGGAgacggaggaggaggaagaggatgtgGGTGGCCACAGGTGCCACATTGGGGACATGAAGAAGCTGCTGTCCAAGGAGGGGAGACTAGAGAACCCCAACCTGACCCAGGTGGGCTACTTCTTATTTGGCCTCTGCAGCGAAGAAAGGGCCATGGAGCTGGCGTCGACTTTCGGCTGTCTGGTATCGAGGGAGGTCAAGCAGCAGTTACTGAAATGCAGATCAGTGCCCCATGGGAAGAAGCCCTTCTCGACCACGGACGCGAAGGAGATTTTGTATTGTCTTTACGAATCTCAGGAGGAGGAGCTGGTGGAGGAGGCCATGGCCCCCGTCACGGAGATTTCTATCCACTTGACAAATACATTTGAAATGATGCAGTCTTCTTTCTGCCTGAAACATTGTCAAAACTTGCAGAAAATTTCACTGCAGGTAGGAAAGACGATATTCCTGGAGAATGATACCTCGCTGAAATCAGATGCTCAGGTTGAGAG GTCACAGCACGACCATCATTCTCTTCATCTCTGGGCAGATCTCTGCTCTGTGTTCAGTTCAAACAAGAACCTGAACTTTCTGGATGTGAGGGAAAGCTTTCTGAGTCACTCCTCAGTGAGGATTCTTTGTGAGCAGATAACCCATGTCACCTGTCATCTCCAGAAAGTCGT GATTAAGAACGTCTCCCCTGCTGATGCTTATCGGGACTTCTGTCTGGCTTTCATTGGTAAGAAGACTCTGACACACCTGGTTCTGGAAGGCAGTGTCCACAGCGATGAgatgctgttgctgctgttgtgtgagatCCTGAAACACCCAAGGTGTAATCTGCAGCATCTGAG GTTGGGTTCTTGTTCTGACACCCCTCAGCGGTGGGCTGATTTCTCCTCGGCCCTCAAAATCAACCAGTCCCTGAAATGCCTGGATCTCACAGCCAGTGAGTTCCCGGATGAGGGTGTCAAGTTGCTGTGTTCGACTCTGAGACACCCAACGTGTTTCCTGCAGAAATTGTC GTTGGAGAACTGTCGCCTTACGGAAGCCTGTTGTAAGGAGCTGTCTTCTGCTTTGATTGTCAACCAGAGGTTGACCCACCTGTCCTTGGGCAAAAACCACCTCGGCGTTGGCGGGGTGAAGATTCTGTGTGAGGGCTTGAGTTACCCCGAATGTCAACTGCAGACCTTGGT GTTGTGTCATTGCAACATAAACAGACATGGCTGCAAATACATCTCAAAGCTCCTCCAGGGAGACTCCAGCCTAACAAACTTGGACCTGGCTTTCAACCCCATAGCCACTGGGTTGTGCTTTCTCTCCGAAGCTTTGAAGAAACCAAATTGTCACCTGAAATGTCTAGG GCTCTGGGGCTGTTCCATCACCCCTTTCAGTTGCCAGGATCTCGCGTCTGCTCTTACTAGCAACCAGAGCCTGGAAACTCTGGACCTGCGCCAGAACTTCTTGGGGCCTAGTGGAGTAACGGCGCTCCTGGGGGCTTTGAAACAGAAGAATGGGCCCCTCAAGACGCTCAGGTTGCAGATAGACAAATCTACCACGGAAGTCCAGACGCTGTTGAAGGATGTGAAAGAGAGCAATCCAGAATTGACCATTGAAAGCAATAATGCCAGGACAGCCAGGCCCTTATGTTGTAACTTCCTCTCCTGA
- the NLRP7 gene encoding NACHT, LRR and PYD domains-containing protein 7 isoform X2: MEKFSVWKNTLWPGEDGGLHNITQRSPKLISYLKPQTSAQSMPRTVVLHGPAGVGKTTVAKQLLLDWTQADQAEASKSAFFLSCKDLNHKGTCTFAELMSENGPDLQDAIPGILAQAWKILFIIDGFDELRVPSGALIHDICGDWKKQKPVPVLLGSLLKRKMLPKSTLVITARPGALRELRLLVEQPLFVEIKGLLELDRRAYFLKHFAEEAQALRAFALMRENAALFHMGSAPAVCWIVCTCLKRQMEEGEDPASTCQTTTSLFLRFLCSQFAAARGGCPSARLQAPVRSVCLLAAEGIWTQTSVFDGEDLRRLGVKESALCPFLDKNILQKSQDCEGCYSFLHLSVQQFLAAMFYVLETEEEEEDVGGHRCHIGDMKKLLSKEGRLENPNLTQVGYFLFGLCSEERAMELASTFGCLVSREVKQQLLKCRSVPHGKKPFSTTDAKEILYCLYESQEEELVEEAMAPVTEISIHLTNTFEMMQSSFCLKHCQNLQKISLQVGKTIFLENDTSLKSDAQVERIKNVSPADAYRDFCLAFIGKKTLTHLVLEGSVHSDEMLLLLLCEILKHPRCNLQHLRLGSCSDTPQRWADFSSALKINQSLKCLDLTASEFPDEGVKLLCSTLRHPTCFLQKLSLENCRLTEACCKELSSALIVNQRLTHLSLGKNHLGVGGVKILCEGLSYPECQLQTLVLCHCNINRHGCKYISKLLQGDSSLTNLDLAFNPIATGLCFLSEALKKPNCHLKCLGTQEPQKHKGVRLQSPQEWFSADHCLLQCGVQSL; the protein is encoded by the exons aTGGagaaattttctgtctggaagaatACACTTTGGCCAGGAGAGGACGGTGGTCTCCACAACATTACCCAGAGAAGCCCGAAGCTGATATCCTACTTGAAGCCCCAAACGTCCGCACAGTCGATGCCACGTACAGTGGTCCTACACGGTCCCGCCGGCGTCGGGAAGACCACAGTGGCCAAACAGCTACTGCTGGACTGGACACAGGCCGACCAGGCAGAGGCCTCCAAGTCCGCCTTCTTTCTCAGCTGCAAGGACCTCAACCACAAGGGGACGTGCACTTTCGCGGAGCTGATGTCTGAGAACGGGCCGGATCTGCAGGATGCCATTCCGGGGATCCTCGCCCAAGCGTGGAAAATCCTGTTCATCATCGATGGCTTTGATGAGCTGAGGGTCCCCTCGGGGGCGCTCATCCATGACATATGTGGGGACTGGAAGAAGCAGAAGCCAGTGCCCGTCCTCCTGGGGAGTTTGCTGAAGAGGAAAATGTTACCCAAGTCCACTTTAGTGATCACCGCTCGACCGGGGGCCCTGCGGGAGCTCCGGCTCTTGGTGGAGCAGCCACTGTTCGTAGAAATCAAGGGGCTCCTGGAGCTGGACAGGAGGGCTTATTTCTTGAAACACTTTGCCGAGGAGGCTCAAGCCCTGCGAGCTTTCGCCTTGATGAGGGAGAACGCAGCTCTGTTCCACATGGGCTCAGCGCCTGCTGTGTGCTGGATCGTGTGCACGTGTCTGAAACGGcagatggaggagggggaggacccTGCCTCGACCTGCCAGACCACCACGTCCCTGTTCCTGCGTTTTCTCTGCAGCCAGTTCGCAGCAGCTCGCGGCGGCTGCCCCAGTGCCCGCCTCCAGGCTCCGGTGAGGTCTGTGTGCCTCTTGGCTGCCGAGGGCATATGGACGCAGACATCTGTGTTTGATGGAGAAGACCTCAGGAGACTTGGGGTAAAGGAGTCTGCCCTCTGCCCTTTCCTGGacaagaacattctccagaagagCCAGGACTGTGAGGGCTGCTATTCTTTCCTCCACCTCAGCGTCCAGCAGTTTCTTGCCGCCATGTTCTATGTCTTGGAgacggaggaggaggaagaggatgtgGGTGGCCACAGGTGCCACATTGGGGACATGAAGAAGCTGCTGTCCAAGGAGGGGAGACTAGAGAACCCCAACCTGACCCAGGTGGGCTACTTCTTATTTGGCCTCTGCAGCGAAGAAAGGGCCATGGAGCTGGCGTCGACTTTCGGCTGTCTGGTATCGAGGGAGGTCAAGCAGCAGTTACTGAAATGCAGATCAGTGCCCCATGGGAAGAAGCCCTTCTCGACCACGGACGCGAAGGAGATTTTGTATTGTCTTTACGAATCTCAGGAGGAGGAGCTGGTGGAGGAGGCCATGGCCCCCGTCACGGAGATTTCTATCCACTTGACAAATACATTTGAAATGATGCAGTCTTCTTTCTGCCTGAAACATTGTCAAAACTTGCAGAAAATTTCACTGCAGGTAGGAAAGACGATATTCCTGGAGAATGATACCTCGCTGAAATCAGATGCTCAGGTTGAGAG GATTAAGAACGTCTCCCCTGCTGATGCTTATCGGGACTTCTGTCTGGCTTTCATTGGTAAGAAGACTCTGACACACCTGGTTCTGGAAGGCAGTGTCCACAGCGATGAgatgctgttgctgctgttgtgtgagatCCTGAAACACCCAAGGTGTAATCTGCAGCATCTGAG GTTGGGTTCTTGTTCTGACACCCCTCAGCGGTGGGCTGATTTCTCCTCGGCCCTCAAAATCAACCAGTCCCTGAAATGCCTGGATCTCACAGCCAGTGAGTTCCCGGATGAGGGTGTCAAGTTGCTGTGTTCGACTCTGAGACACCCAACGTGTTTCCTGCAGAAATTGTC GTTGGAGAACTGTCGCCTTACGGAAGCCTGTTGTAAGGAGCTGTCTTCTGCTTTGATTGTCAACCAGAGGTTGACCCACCTGTCCTTGGGCAAAAACCACCTCGGCGTTGGCGGGGTGAAGATTCTGTGTGAGGGCTTGAGTTACCCCGAATGTCAACTGCAGACCTTGGT GTTGTGTCATTGCAACATAAACAGACATGGCTGCAAATACATCTCAAAGCTCCTCCAGGGAGACTCCAGCCTAACAAACTTGGACCTGGCTTTCAACCCCATAGCCACTGGGTTGTGCTTTCTCTCCGAAGCTTTGAAGAAACCAAATTGTCACCTGAAATGTCTAGG
- the NLRP7 gene encoding NACHT, LRR and PYD domains-containing protein 7 isoform X3, protein MEKFSVWKNTLWPGEDGGLHNITQRSPKLISYLKPQTSAQSMPRTVVLHGPAGVGKTTVAKQLLLDWTQADQAEASKSAFFLSCKDLNHKGTCTFAELMSENGPDLQDAIPGILAQAWKILFIIDGFDELRVPSGALIHDICGDWKKQKPVPVLLGSLLKRKMLPKSTLVITARPGALRELRLLVEQPLFVEIKGLLELDRRAYFLKHFAEEAQALRAFALMRENAALFHMGSAPAVCWIVCTCLKRQMEEGEDPASTCQTTTSLFLRFLCSQFAAARGGCPSARLQAPVRSVCLLAAEGIWTQTSVFDGEDLRRLGVKESALCPFLDKNILQKSQDCEGCYSFLHLSVQQFLAAMFYVLETEEEEEDVGGHRCHIGDMKKLLSKEGRLENPNLTQVGYFLFGLCSEERAMELASTFGCLVSREVKQQLLKCRSVPHGKKPFSTTDAKEILYCLYESQEEELVEEAMAPVTEISIHLTNTFEMMQSSFCLKHCQNLQKISLQVGKTIFLENDTSLKSDAQVERIKNVSPADAYRDFCLAFIGKKTLTHLVLEGSVHSDEMLLLLLCEILKHPRCNLQHLRLGSCSDTPQRWADFSSALKINQSLKCLDLTASEFPDEGVKLLCSTLRHPTCFLQKLSLENCRLTEACCKELSSALIVNQRLTHLSLGKNHLGVGGVKILCEGLSYPECQLQTLVLCHCNINRHGCKYISKLLQGDSSLTNLDLAFNPIATGLCFLSEALKKPNCHLKCLGTQFLPVIKPGCALHTRSKYAIKCREPGAGFRAGRSEGQWFLPEAFPLRPLPWFVFICTCS, encoded by the exons aTGGagaaattttctgtctggaagaatACACTTTGGCCAGGAGAGGACGGTGGTCTCCACAACATTACCCAGAGAAGCCCGAAGCTGATATCCTACTTGAAGCCCCAAACGTCCGCACAGTCGATGCCACGTACAGTGGTCCTACACGGTCCCGCCGGCGTCGGGAAGACCACAGTGGCCAAACAGCTACTGCTGGACTGGACACAGGCCGACCAGGCAGAGGCCTCCAAGTCCGCCTTCTTTCTCAGCTGCAAGGACCTCAACCACAAGGGGACGTGCACTTTCGCGGAGCTGATGTCTGAGAACGGGCCGGATCTGCAGGATGCCATTCCGGGGATCCTCGCCCAAGCGTGGAAAATCCTGTTCATCATCGATGGCTTTGATGAGCTGAGGGTCCCCTCGGGGGCGCTCATCCATGACATATGTGGGGACTGGAAGAAGCAGAAGCCAGTGCCCGTCCTCCTGGGGAGTTTGCTGAAGAGGAAAATGTTACCCAAGTCCACTTTAGTGATCACCGCTCGACCGGGGGCCCTGCGGGAGCTCCGGCTCTTGGTGGAGCAGCCACTGTTCGTAGAAATCAAGGGGCTCCTGGAGCTGGACAGGAGGGCTTATTTCTTGAAACACTTTGCCGAGGAGGCTCAAGCCCTGCGAGCTTTCGCCTTGATGAGGGAGAACGCAGCTCTGTTCCACATGGGCTCAGCGCCTGCTGTGTGCTGGATCGTGTGCACGTGTCTGAAACGGcagatggaggagggggaggacccTGCCTCGACCTGCCAGACCACCACGTCCCTGTTCCTGCGTTTTCTCTGCAGCCAGTTCGCAGCAGCTCGCGGCGGCTGCCCCAGTGCCCGCCTCCAGGCTCCGGTGAGGTCTGTGTGCCTCTTGGCTGCCGAGGGCATATGGACGCAGACATCTGTGTTTGATGGAGAAGACCTCAGGAGACTTGGGGTAAAGGAGTCTGCCCTCTGCCCTTTCCTGGacaagaacattctccagaagagCCAGGACTGTGAGGGCTGCTATTCTTTCCTCCACCTCAGCGTCCAGCAGTTTCTTGCCGCCATGTTCTATGTCTTGGAgacggaggaggaggaagaggatgtgGGTGGCCACAGGTGCCACATTGGGGACATGAAGAAGCTGCTGTCCAAGGAGGGGAGACTAGAGAACCCCAACCTGACCCAGGTGGGCTACTTCTTATTTGGCCTCTGCAGCGAAGAAAGGGCCATGGAGCTGGCGTCGACTTTCGGCTGTCTGGTATCGAGGGAGGTCAAGCAGCAGTTACTGAAATGCAGATCAGTGCCCCATGGGAAGAAGCCCTTCTCGACCACGGACGCGAAGGAGATTTTGTATTGTCTTTACGAATCTCAGGAGGAGGAGCTGGTGGAGGAGGCCATGGCCCCCGTCACGGAGATTTCTATCCACTTGACAAATACATTTGAAATGATGCAGTCTTCTTTCTGCCTGAAACATTGTCAAAACTTGCAGAAAATTTCACTGCAGGTAGGAAAGACGATATTCCTGGAGAATGATACCTCGCTGAAATCAGATGCTCAGGTTGAGAG GATTAAGAACGTCTCCCCTGCTGATGCTTATCGGGACTTCTGTCTGGCTTTCATTGGTAAGAAGACTCTGACACACCTGGTTCTGGAAGGCAGTGTCCACAGCGATGAgatgctgttgctgctgttgtgtgagatCCTGAAACACCCAAGGTGTAATCTGCAGCATCTGAG GTTGGGTTCTTGTTCTGACACCCCTCAGCGGTGGGCTGATTTCTCCTCGGCCCTCAAAATCAACCAGTCCCTGAAATGCCTGGATCTCACAGCCAGTGAGTTCCCGGATGAGGGTGTCAAGTTGCTGTGTTCGACTCTGAGACACCCAACGTGTTTCCTGCAGAAATTGTC GTTGGAGAACTGTCGCCTTACGGAAGCCTGTTGTAAGGAGCTGTCTTCTGCTTTGATTGTCAACCAGAGGTTGACCCACCTGTCCTTGGGCAAAAACCACCTCGGCGTTGGCGGGGTGAAGATTCTGTGTGAGGGCTTGAGTTACCCCGAATGTCAACTGCAGACCTTGGT GTTGTGTCATTGCAACATAAACAGACATGGCTGCAAATACATCTCAAAGCTCCTCCAGGGAGACTCCAGCCTAACAAACTTGGACCTGGCTTTCAACCCCATAGCCACTGGGTTGTGCTTTCTCTCCGAAGCTTTGAAGAAACCAAATTGTCACCTGAAATGTCTAGG
- the NLRP7 gene encoding NACHT, LRR and PYD domains-containing protein 7 isoform X1 — translation MEKFSVWKNTLWPGEDGGLHNITQRSPKLISYLKPQTSAQSMPRTVVLHGPAGVGKTTVAKQLLLDWTQADQAEASKSAFFLSCKDLNHKGTCTFAELMSENGPDLQDAIPGILAQAWKILFIIDGFDELRVPSGALIHDICGDWKKQKPVPVLLGSLLKRKMLPKSTLVITARPGALRELRLLVEQPLFVEIKGLLELDRRAYFLKHFAEEAQALRAFALMRENAALFHMGSAPAVCWIVCTCLKRQMEEGEDPASTCQTTTSLFLRFLCSQFAAARGGCPSARLQAPVRSVCLLAAEGIWTQTSVFDGEDLRRLGVKESALCPFLDKNILQKSQDCEGCYSFLHLSVQQFLAAMFYVLETEEEEEDVGGHRCHIGDMKKLLSKEGRLENPNLTQVGYFLFGLCSEERAMELASTFGCLVSREVKQQLLKCRSVPHGKKPFSTTDAKEILYCLYESQEEELVEEAMAPVTEISIHLTNTFEMMQSSFCLKHCQNLQKISLQVGKTIFLENDTSLKSDAQVERIKNVSPADAYRDFCLAFIGKKTLTHLVLEGSVHSDEMLLLLLCEILKHPRCNLQHLRLGSCSDTPQRWADFSSALKINQSLKCLDLTASEFPDEGVKLLCSTLRHPTCFLQKLSLENCRLTEACCKELSSALIVNQRLTHLSLGKNHLGVGGVKILCEGLSYPECQLQTLVLCHCNINRHGCKYISKLLQGDSSLTNLDLAFNPIATGLCFLSEALKKPNCHLKCLGLWGCSITPFSCQDLASALTSNQSLETLDLRQNFLGPSGVTALLGALKQKNGPLKTLRLQIDKSTTEVQTLLKDVKESNPELTIESNNARTARPLCCNFLS, via the exons aTGGagaaattttctgtctggaagaatACACTTTGGCCAGGAGAGGACGGTGGTCTCCACAACATTACCCAGAGAAGCCCGAAGCTGATATCCTACTTGAAGCCCCAAACGTCCGCACAGTCGATGCCACGTACAGTGGTCCTACACGGTCCCGCCGGCGTCGGGAAGACCACAGTGGCCAAACAGCTACTGCTGGACTGGACACAGGCCGACCAGGCAGAGGCCTCCAAGTCCGCCTTCTTTCTCAGCTGCAAGGACCTCAACCACAAGGGGACGTGCACTTTCGCGGAGCTGATGTCTGAGAACGGGCCGGATCTGCAGGATGCCATTCCGGGGATCCTCGCCCAAGCGTGGAAAATCCTGTTCATCATCGATGGCTTTGATGAGCTGAGGGTCCCCTCGGGGGCGCTCATCCATGACATATGTGGGGACTGGAAGAAGCAGAAGCCAGTGCCCGTCCTCCTGGGGAGTTTGCTGAAGAGGAAAATGTTACCCAAGTCCACTTTAGTGATCACCGCTCGACCGGGGGCCCTGCGGGAGCTCCGGCTCTTGGTGGAGCAGCCACTGTTCGTAGAAATCAAGGGGCTCCTGGAGCTGGACAGGAGGGCTTATTTCTTGAAACACTTTGCCGAGGAGGCTCAAGCCCTGCGAGCTTTCGCCTTGATGAGGGAGAACGCAGCTCTGTTCCACATGGGCTCAGCGCCTGCTGTGTGCTGGATCGTGTGCACGTGTCTGAAACGGcagatggaggagggggaggacccTGCCTCGACCTGCCAGACCACCACGTCCCTGTTCCTGCGTTTTCTCTGCAGCCAGTTCGCAGCAGCTCGCGGCGGCTGCCCCAGTGCCCGCCTCCAGGCTCCGGTGAGGTCTGTGTGCCTCTTGGCTGCCGAGGGCATATGGACGCAGACATCTGTGTTTGATGGAGAAGACCTCAGGAGACTTGGGGTAAAGGAGTCTGCCCTCTGCCCTTTCCTGGacaagaacattctccagaagagCCAGGACTGTGAGGGCTGCTATTCTTTCCTCCACCTCAGCGTCCAGCAGTTTCTTGCCGCCATGTTCTATGTCTTGGAgacggaggaggaggaagaggatgtgGGTGGCCACAGGTGCCACATTGGGGACATGAAGAAGCTGCTGTCCAAGGAGGGGAGACTAGAGAACCCCAACCTGACCCAGGTGGGCTACTTCTTATTTGGCCTCTGCAGCGAAGAAAGGGCCATGGAGCTGGCGTCGACTTTCGGCTGTCTGGTATCGAGGGAGGTCAAGCAGCAGTTACTGAAATGCAGATCAGTGCCCCATGGGAAGAAGCCCTTCTCGACCACGGACGCGAAGGAGATTTTGTATTGTCTTTACGAATCTCAGGAGGAGGAGCTGGTGGAGGAGGCCATGGCCCCCGTCACGGAGATTTCTATCCACTTGACAAATACATTTGAAATGATGCAGTCTTCTTTCTGCCTGAAACATTGTCAAAACTTGCAGAAAATTTCACTGCAGGTAGGAAAGACGATATTCCTGGAGAATGATACCTCGCTGAAATCAGATGCTCAGGTTGAGAG GATTAAGAACGTCTCCCCTGCTGATGCTTATCGGGACTTCTGTCTGGCTTTCATTGGTAAGAAGACTCTGACACACCTGGTTCTGGAAGGCAGTGTCCACAGCGATGAgatgctgttgctgctgttgtgtgagatCCTGAAACACCCAAGGTGTAATCTGCAGCATCTGAG GTTGGGTTCTTGTTCTGACACCCCTCAGCGGTGGGCTGATTTCTCCTCGGCCCTCAAAATCAACCAGTCCCTGAAATGCCTGGATCTCACAGCCAGTGAGTTCCCGGATGAGGGTGTCAAGTTGCTGTGTTCGACTCTGAGACACCCAACGTGTTTCCTGCAGAAATTGTC GTTGGAGAACTGTCGCCTTACGGAAGCCTGTTGTAAGGAGCTGTCTTCTGCTTTGATTGTCAACCAGAGGTTGACCCACCTGTCCTTGGGCAAAAACCACCTCGGCGTTGGCGGGGTGAAGATTCTGTGTGAGGGCTTGAGTTACCCCGAATGTCAACTGCAGACCTTGGT GTTGTGTCATTGCAACATAAACAGACATGGCTGCAAATACATCTCAAAGCTCCTCCAGGGAGACTCCAGCCTAACAAACTTGGACCTGGCTTTCAACCCCATAGCCACTGGGTTGTGCTTTCTCTCCGAAGCTTTGAAGAAACCAAATTGTCACCTGAAATGTCTAGG GCTCTGGGGCTGTTCCATCACCCCTTTCAGTTGCCAGGATCTCGCGTCTGCTCTTACTAGCAACCAGAGCCTGGAAACTCTGGACCTGCGCCAGAACTTCTTGGGGCCTAGTGGAGTAACGGCGCTCCTGGGGGCTTTGAAACAGAAGAATGGGCCCCTCAAGACGCTCAGGTTGCAGATAGACAAATCTACCACGGAAGTCCAGACGCTGTTGAAGGATGTGAAAGAGAGCAATCCAGAATTGACCATTGAAAGCAATAATGCCAGGACAGCCAGGCCCTTATGTTGTAACTTCCTCTCCTGA